The following proteins come from a genomic window of Lolium rigidum isolate FL_2022 chromosome 5, APGP_CSIRO_Lrig_0.1, whole genome shotgun sequence:
- the LOC124651498 gene encoding uncharacterized protein LOC124651498 translates to MVRKTGKKRGGSKPKPQTETPSSFSLPNSVSPPPSVEPPEEAAIDVLPVDVIPNIFRRLSLVDLLRAALACHRWCRVAARCLPRAAPLLGYFFHPVKTATPPHIHKRDPTRYDAVFAPLDASSPRLSLDFAPDASRFNLHDCHQGLLLLEPNTPTPRSTHPRLLVLDPATHRRALLRPPPRDTVPDDHRWRRSRYYVGSALLSRAHPSKLCFEVVCFTIDGGHPRAWVASFDNDQCHWRALPLAEHVLVDFDPYWFETRGVHAVGKMYWHICNSSRVLELDLATLRFSYLLPPAALPGHRFKYRMGETPDGRLCVVTVENELMQRWVRGDSMRSDNGWIVEEEMDISKVYDTVPGLPKDRIRRKQSIMVMDVDAGQKWKLFIEMLGYGTYSFDSNTRKIDRLATKGGKEYGKPICAYFLAWPPAFLAQA, encoded by the coding sequence atggtGCGGAAGACCGGGAAGAAGAGAGGCGGAAGCAAGCCCAAGCCCCAAACCGAAACTCCATCTTCCTTTAGCTTGCCCAACTCGGTTTCGCCCCCACCATCGgtggagccgccggaggaggcagCGATCGACGTCCTACCCGTGGATGTCATCCCCAACATCTTCCGCCGTCTCTCCCTCGTCGatctcctccgcgccgcccttGCCTGCCACCGCTGGTGCCGCGTCGCCGCCCGCTGCCTCCCCCGCGCCGCTCCCCTCCTTGGCTACTTCTTCCACCCCGTCAAAACCGCTACCCCGCCGCACATCCACAAAAGAGACCCAACCCGCTACGACGCCGTCTTCGCTCCCCTCGACGCCTCCTCCCCGCGCCTCTCCCTCGACTTCGCGCCGGACGCCTCCCGCTTCAATCTCCACGACTGCCACCAAGGCCTCCTGCTCCTCGAGCCGAACACACCGACTCCAAGGTCGACGCACCCCCGCCTTCTCGTCCTCGACCCGGCCACCCACCGCCGGGctctcctccggccgccgccgcgcgacACCGTGCCCGACGACCACCGCTGGCGCAGATCCAGGTACTACGTCGGCTCCGCGCTGCTCTCCCGCGCTCACCCGAGCAAGCTCTGCTTCGAAGTCGTCTGCTTTACCATCGACGGCGGGCACCCGCGCGCCTGGGTCGCGTCCTTCGACAACGACCAGTGCCACTGGCGCGCGCTCCCACTGGCCGAGCATGTCTTGGTCGATTTCGACCCCTACTGGTTCGAGACCCGCGGCGTACACGCTGTCGGGAAGATGTACTGGCACATCTGCAACTCCAGCCGCGTCCTGGAACTGGACCTCGCCACGCTGCGCTTCTCGTACCTGCTgccgccggcggcgctgccgggccaccgcttcaagtaccgCATGGGGGAGACGCCCGACGGGCGGCTCTGCGTGGTGACCGTGGAGAACGAGCTGATGCAGCGCTGGGTGCGCGGCGACAGCATGCGCAGCGACAACGGCTGGATTGTGGAGGAGGAGATGGATATCAGCAAGGTCTACGACACCGTGCCCGGCCTGCCCAAGGACAGAATCAGAAGGAAGCAGAGCATCATGGTCATGGACGTCGACGCGGGGCAGAAATGGAAGCTCTTCATCGAGATGCTGGGATACGGGACCTACTCCTTCGATTCCAACACCCGCAAGATCGACCGCCTCGCCACCAAAGGCGGCAAGGAGTACGGCAAGCCCATCTGCGCCTACTTCCTCGCATGGCCGCCTGCCTTCCTTGCTCAAGCGTAA